One part of the Maridesulfovibrio bastinii DSM 16055 genome encodes these proteins:
- the cmk gene encoding (d)CMP kinase, with the protein MAEPFIITLDGPAGVGKSTLAKRLAEHFSIAYLDTGAMFRATAWKLGEGSWDWSEDKITKALDDFSFSLAGQGSASILSLNNIALTDDIRTEQVGMWASNVARVTVVRDFQKKAQREIGRTTSLVAEGRDMGTVIFPDAEFKFFLDADLEERARRRMLQLEEMGKEADLSQLICQIKERDDQDRNRPVAPLKPAEDAIIVDTTKLDINGVFDCLVQHIKSKS; encoded by the coding sequence ATGGCTGAACCTTTTATCATAACTCTTGACGGCCCGGCAGGAGTCGGCAAGTCCACTCTGGCCAAACGTCTGGCAGAGCATTTCTCCATTGCTTACCTCGATACCGGGGCAATGTTCAGAGCTACTGCGTGGAAACTTGGTGAAGGTTCATGGGACTGGTCGGAAGATAAAATTACAAAGGCTCTCGATGACTTTTCTTTTTCGCTTGCAGGACAGGGCAGTGCATCGATACTAAGCCTCAATAATATCGCTTTAACCGACGATATCCGTACTGAGCAGGTCGGCATGTGGGCCTCCAATGTTGCCAGAGTTACTGTCGTTCGTGATTTTCAAAAGAAAGCACAGCGCGAGATAGGCAGAACAACGTCTCTTGTTGCCGAGGGACGTGACATGGGAACAGTTATTTTTCCTGATGCGGAGTTTAAATTCTTCCTTGATGCCGATCTTGAAGAAAGGGCTCGCAGACGCATGCTGCAACTGGAAGAAATGGGAAAAGAAGCTGACTTAAGCCAGCTGATCTGCCAGATAAAAGAAAGGGATGATCAGGATAGAAACCGTCCGGTGGCACCACTTAAACCTGCTGAGGACGCAATCATCGTTGATACAACCAAACTTGATATTAATGGTGTTTTTGATTGTCTTGTTCAGCACATAAAATCTAAAAGCTGA